Genomic segment of Oreochromis niloticus isolate F11D_XX unplaced genomic scaffold, O_niloticus_UMD_NMBU tig00008451_pilon, whole genome shotgun sequence:
CACCCTAACAGAAGACACATTTACTATGGATGGTGTTGCTGTTCATATGTAAACATGGTCtaattcaaaaactttaacCTTATTTAAATTACCACTGTCCGTGGCTTGTGCCATTGCTGTTCAGATTCGGTGCAGCTATGCACAGGGGGACAACCGGCACTCTGAGTTGTGAGTAGTGTGCTGTTTGGAAGAGCAGTGCCACTGTGTGATTGCACATAACAGCACCTGCCACACAGGAGCACTGGCGATGAATCCAGAAGCTTAATCTAAGAAGAaagaactaaaattaaaaatgtaacatcatcTTCATGGAAGAGCCGAACAGGAACatagttcagtgttatggtt
This window contains:
- the LOC112845656 gene encoding uncharacterized protein LOC112845656 isoform X2; protein product: MLHHIYTTTKIKLLDSSPVLLCGRCCYVQSHSGTALPNSTLLTTQSAGCPPVHSCTESEQQWHKPRTVGVKPGPINSMIFTKPVPNRMAQTGVRSGFYRGIVGPLPDP